In Synechococcales cyanobacterium T60_A2020_003, a single window of DNA contains:
- a CDS encoding DMT family protein, with amino-acid sequence MRRPVVLLLISNIVMTFAWYGHLKDLKAAPIWIAIGASWAIAFFEYCFQVPANRAGIQYFSVPQLKVMQEIIAMLVFAGFSVSYMKMPITRNYIFAAMLLAGSSYLIFSEKPR; translated from the coding sequence ATGCGAAGACCCGTTGTATTGCTGCTGATTTCCAATATCGTTATGACGTTTGCCTGGTATGGACATCTTAAAGACTTGAAAGCGGCACCGATTTGGATTGCGATTGGCGCAAGTTGGGCGATCGCCTTCTTTGAATACTGTTTTCAAGTTCCTGCAAACCGTGCTGGCATTCAGTATTTCAGTGTGCCGCAGCTTAAAGTCATGCAGGAAATTATCGCCATGCTGGTCTTTGCGGGATTTAGTGTGTCTTACATGAAGATGCCAATCACACGCAACTACATTTTTGCGGCGATGTTGCTGGCTGGATCTTCCTACCTCATCTTCAGCGAAAAACCACGATAA
- the pstS gene encoding phosphate ABC transporter substrate-binding protein PstS family protein, whose product MERSNTMAFKTCTLSLVLAAIALATGCSAPVTTSDAEPSVAESIATTWIKVDGSSTVFPLTDEVAKELQFERGTNAPDISVEFSGTGGGFRKFCAGETDINNASRPILRDEMALCKQNGVEYIEIPVAFDALTVVVHPDNDWASEMTVSELKTLWEPAAEGRITQWNQIRPEWPKEPINLHGADLDSGTYDYFVDAIVGEAGATRTDYTAQSDDDLIVRAARNDLDALGYFGYAYYNENRQQLEAIATAVTLFGLNSGAALATVVGVLIEVPVMLMLVEFCRRTAFWFPREPDKATLPDPRCVSIKP is encoded by the coding sequence ATGGAGAGGAGCAATACTATGGCCTTTAAAACCTGCACATTGTCCTTAGTGCTTGCGGCGATCGCCCTTGCCACTGGATGTTCGGCTCCAGTGACAACATCTGATGCAGAACCAAGTGTTGCTGAGAGTATCGCGACAACCTGGATTAAAGTGGATGGCTCAAGCACTGTTTTCCCCCTAACAGATGAAGTTGCTAAAGAGTTGCAATTCGAGCGGGGCACTAATGCACCTGATATCTCCGTTGAGTTTTCGGGAACTGGCGGCGGGTTCCGTAAGTTCTGCGCCGGAGAAACGGATATTAATAATGCGTCTCGCCCAATTCTGCGCGATGAAATGGCGCTTTGTAAGCAAAATGGTGTGGAGTATATCGAAATTCCAGTAGCTTTTGATGCATTGACGGTGGTGGTTCACCCCGATAACGATTGGGCGAGCGAAATGACGGTTTCGGAGTTGAAAACCCTATGGGAGCCTGCCGCAGAGGGGCGCATTACCCAATGGAATCAAATTCGTCCGGAGTGGCCAAAGGAACCCATTAATCTCCACGGTGCAGATCTGGATTCGGGAACCTACGATTACTTTGTAGACGCGATCGTTGGGGAGGCAGGGGCGACCCGTACGGACTATACAGCGCAGTCCGATGATGATTTGATTGTGCGGGCGGCGCGGAATGACCTGGATGCGCTGGGATACTTTGGCTATGCTTACTACAACGAAAATCGTCAGCAGCTCGAGGCGATCGCCACAGCGGTGACTCTCTTTGGATTGAATTCTGGCGCGGCCCTAGCAACGGTAGTGGGTGTATTGATTGAGGTTCCGGTCATGCTGATGCTGGTGGAGTTTTGCAGACGAACGGCATTCTGGTTTCCACGGGAACCGGACAAGGCGACGTTGCCCGATCCTCGTTGCGTCTCCATCAAACCGTAA
- a CDS encoding N-acetylmuramoyl-L-alanine amidase — LHQAGQRLIEVIASDEEKDQIVLTVEPITQSLQVFPFSIWTTTPTPSSIPDLVNPKRITLHHTVIAALSSGATQDQEIQRMRRLLDIHLNSSGYSDIGYHYIVMPSGRVYEGRSSLKRGAHDLVNDGFGVAVDGDFQGSLRIGPKQFDAVVGICIMLCKRMGITDPVTPVSTVTADFGTRSLPRIMGHRDRVSTACPGTVYERLNEIRQAVRDGLR; from the coding sequence TTCTTCATCAGGCTGGGCAACGCTTGATTGAAGTGATTGCGTCTGACGAAGAGAAAGATCAGATTGTCCTAACGGTTGAGCCTATTACACAATCGCTCCAAGTTTTCCCGTTTAGCATCTGGACCACCACACCAACCCCCAGCAGCATTCCCGACCTTGTCAATCCCAAACGAATTACGTTGCATCATACGGTGATTGCCGCATTATCATCTGGTGCCACGCAAGACCAGGAAATTCAGCGTATGCGTCGCCTTCTCGATATTCACCTGAATAGCAGTGGGTATTCCGATATTGGTTATCACTACATTGTGATGCCGAGTGGACGGGTTTACGAAGGGCGATCGAGTCTAAAACGGGGAGCCCATGACCTCGTTAATGATGGCTTTGGGGTAGCTGTGGATGGAGATTTTCAAGGCTCGTTGCGGATTGGGCCTAAGCAGTTTGATGCTGTAGTTGGAATTTGCATTATGTTGTGTAAACGGATGGGAATTACAGATCCGGTCACGCCTGTCAGTACGGTTACAGCGGACTTTGGTACGCGATCGCTGCCTCGGATTATGGGACACCGCGATCGCGTTTCGACCGCCTGCCCAGGAACTGTATATGAACGCCTGAACGAAATTCGGCAAGCGGTTCGGGATGGTCTGCGCTAG
- a CDS encoding alpha/beta hydrolase codes for MNVLLIHGLGRTPLSLMGLEGHLRRTGWKTELFGYAAFAESYDQIAHRLHQRFQSLAEEGTYAVVAHSLGGLLTRSALAIASIPTPHHIVMLGTPNQSPRLARHAWKVPFFQWFSRDCGANLANPDFFADLPHPLSPYTIIAGTSGPRGAWSPFGHEVNDGIVALDETRITEGDRPIQLPVNHTFMMYSPVVQETVVQAIQTNLVQDTPAPNLIEV; via the coding sequence ATGAATGTTTTGCTAATTCACGGACTCGGACGCACCCCCCTATCCCTCATGGGACTAGAGGGACATCTGCGCCGCACAGGTTGGAAAACAGAGCTATTTGGCTATGCCGCGTTTGCGGAGTCCTACGATCAGATCGCGCACCGTCTCCATCAACGCTTTCAATCACTCGCAGAGGAGGGAACCTATGCCGTTGTTGCCCATTCCCTAGGCGGATTACTCACTCGATCTGCATTGGCGATCGCCTCGATTCCGACACCGCACCATATCGTGATGCTGGGCACTCCAAACCAGTCTCCCCGCTTAGCACGCCATGCCTGGAAAGTCCCCTTTTTTCAGTGGTTTTCAAGGGATTGTGGCGCAAATCTAGCCAATCCAGATTTCTTTGCCGATCTTCCCCATCCCCTTTCGCCCTACACCATCATTGCCGGAACCTCTGGCCCTCGTGGGGCATGGAGTCCCTTTGGGCATGAGGTGAATGATGGCATCGTGGCCTTAGACGAGACTCGCATTACCGAGGGCGATCGCCCTATTCAGCTTCCGGTTAACCATACATTTATGATGTATAGTCCCGTGGTTCAAGAAACGGTCGTGCAAGCAATTCAGACTAATCTTGTGCAGGACACTCCTGCTCCCAATCTCATCGAAGTGTAA
- the arsC gene encoding arsenate reductase, glutathione/glutaredoxin type: MKRVMFVCKKNSARSQMAEGFAKTLAAGKIEVTSSGLEASQVHPEAIATMKDVGIDISDQTSNALSEFNPEDFDAVISLCGCGVSLPPEWLTREYFADWQLDDPAENPAIFPEIRDEIKTRVVALIEAIAPSSTSV; the protein is encoded by the coding sequence ATGAAACGAGTGATGTTTGTTTGTAAGAAAAATTCGGCGCGGTCCCAGATGGCAGAGGGATTTGCTAAAACGTTGGCTGCCGGAAAAATAGAGGTGACCAGTTCTGGGTTAGAAGCCAGTCAAGTGCATCCAGAGGCGATCGCCACCATGAAAGACGTAGGGATAGACATTAGCGATCAAACCTCAAATGCCCTGAGCGAGTTTAATCCAGAGGATTTTGATGCGGTGATTTCGCTGTGTGGATGTGGTGTGAGCTTGCCACCCGAATGGTTGACTCGCGAGTATTTTGCTGATTGGCAGTTGGACGATCCGGCGGAGAATCCGGCCATCTTTCCAGAGATCCGCGATGAGATTAAAACTCGTGTAGTGGCCTTAATTGAGGCGATCGCCCCATCGTCAACCTCTGTTTAA
- a CDS encoding glycerol acyltransferase: MAIQFDTQKEIGWSLDLREPDVIRSFMPGFKWLYDNYFRVQTSGWDYVPTDQKVLIVGSHNGGLASPDMAMMIYDWVLRFGAERPVYGLMHPSMWAVLPPHLAKLAAEFGCVRAHPKMAIAAFHRSASVLVYPGGARDVFRPHAMRDRIFFNNSRAFIKLALREEVPIVPAISYGAHDTLIVLADIYPLVKQLHEWGMPWLLGVDPGVFPIYVGLPWGISLGPLPNIPLPVPIHTRICPPIVFDRYGEETARDRDYVDECFYPVEGEMQAELNDLIQQYNACVRSKSKK; the protein is encoded by the coding sequence ATGGCGATTCAATTTGATACTCAAAAAGAGATTGGCTGGAGTTTAGACCTCCGAGAACCTGACGTCATTCGCTCCTTTATGCCCGGATTCAAATGGTTATATGACAACTATTTCCGAGTGCAGACCTCAGGGTGGGACTACGTGCCAACCGATCAAAAAGTGTTGATTGTGGGATCGCACAATGGTGGGTTGGCATCTCCCGATATGGCGATGATGATCTATGATTGGGTGCTGCGGTTTGGGGCAGAGCGTCCAGTGTATGGACTGATGCATCCGAGTATGTGGGCTGTATTGCCCCCCCATTTAGCGAAACTGGCTGCCGAGTTTGGTTGTGTCCGGGCGCACCCGAAAATGGCGATCGCCGCGTTTCACCGCAGCGCTAGCGTGCTGGTCTATCCCGGAGGTGCAAGGGATGTGTTTCGCCCCCATGCCATGCGCGATCGCATTTTCTTCAACAACAGTCGTGCTTTTATTAAACTAGCTCTGCGGGAAGAGGTTCCCATTGTTCCCGCCATTTCCTACGGTGCCCATGATACGCTGATCGTGCTTGCGGATATCTATCCCCTGGTTAAACAACTGCACGAATGGGGGATGCCGTGGCTCTTGGGCGTTGATCCAGGGGTATTTCCGATCTATGTAGGTTTACCGTGGGGTATCTCGTTGGGGCCGTTACCGAATATTCCCCTGCCTGTTCCCATTCATACCCGTATCTGTCCCCCTATTGTTTTTGATCGCTACGGAGAGGAGACTGCCCGCGATCGCGACTATGTCGATGAATGCTTCTATCCGGTAGAAGGTGAGATGCAGGCGGAGTTGAATGATCTCATTCAGCAGTACAACGCTTGTGTGCGATCTAAATCTAAAAAATAG
- the arsH gene encoding arsenical resistance protein ArsH — MSFDHPPRILFLYGSLRDRSYSRLLAEEAARIIEGFGAETRFFHPRGLPLHGSEPDTHPKVQELRELMQWSEGQVWSSPEMHGNITGLMKTQIDWVPLNIGAIRPTQGKTLALMQVSGGSQSFNAVNTMRILGRWMRMFTIPNQSSVAKAYQEFHEDGTMKESAYRDRVVDVMEELYRFTILLREHVDILTDRYSERKEREAQRIAEIAKKAISE; from the coding sequence ATGAGTTTTGACCATCCACCTCGAATCCTCTTTCTCTACGGTTCATTGCGCGATCGCTCCTACAGCCGCTTGTTAGCAGAGGAAGCCGCACGAATTATCGAAGGGTTTGGGGCAGAAACACGGTTCTTTCACCCCCGTGGTTTGCCGCTTCACGGCAGCGAACCGGACACTCACCCTAAAGTCCAAGAGTTAAGAGAACTCATGCAGTGGTCAGAGGGACAGGTGTGGTCTAGCCCGGAGATGCATGGCAACATTACAGGGCTGATGAAAACGCAGATTGATTGGGTGCCGCTGAACATTGGCGCGATCCGACCTACCCAGGGAAAGACACTAGCACTGATGCAGGTTTCAGGGGGATCGCAGTCCTTTAATGCGGTAAATACCATGCGAATTCTAGGACGCTGGATGCGGATGTTTACGATTCCTAACCAGTCGTCAGTCGCTAAGGCGTATCAGGAGTTTCATGAAGACGGCACGATGAAGGAATCGGCCTATCGCGATCGCGTTGTGGATGTGATGGAGGAACTCTATCGGTTTACGATTCTCCTGCGAGAACACGTTGATATCCTGACCGATCGCTACAGTGAGCGCAAAGAGAGAGAGGCTCAGCGGATAGCAGAAATTGCGAAAAAAGCGATCTCTGAGTAG